A stretch of the Streptomyces sp. NBC_00654 genome encodes the following:
- a CDS encoding iron-containing redox enzyme family protein, with protein sequence MTAPPTDHNPAGPVVPTSRGPLSAGLFAALASPRQAPPGVDGAAAADPYGEDLQLALYVLYELHYQGFADVAEDREWDPVLMPLRRALEQRFLGALRADVRSGRSTDVVFGELLVEPTDPRGGIAHHLEHEGVLWQIREYAALRSLYHLKEADPHAWVIPRLRGRAKAGMVAIEYDEFGAGRAEDIHAQLFTELMDDLGLNTRYGHYVEAAPAPALAVVNVMTLFGLHRALRGALVGHFACVEVTSSPGSRRLAAAMRRSGAGPAAERFYTEHVEADAVHEQVVRREVIGGLLAEEPHLDSEVAFGADATVHLERRLASHLLNAWRTGRSALRNGVGAADPRSRSRRPLVTPPNAP encoded by the coding sequence ATGACGGCGCCCCCCACTGACCACAACCCTGCGGGCCCGGTCGTTCCCACCTCCCGGGGACCGCTGTCGGCGGGTCTGTTCGCAGCTCTTGCCTCGCCGCGACAGGCACCTCCCGGGGTGGACGGGGCCGCAGCCGCCGACCCGTACGGGGAGGACCTGCAACTGGCCCTCTACGTACTCTACGAACTGCACTACCAGGGCTTCGCCGACGTCGCCGAGGACCGTGAGTGGGACCCCGTGCTCATGCCGTTGCGCCGGGCACTCGAACAGCGTTTTCTCGGCGCTCTGCGGGCAGATGTCCGTTCCGGACGCTCGACGGACGTGGTCTTCGGTGAACTGCTGGTCGAGCCCACCGACCCACGCGGCGGCATCGCCCACCATCTGGAGCATGAGGGAGTGCTGTGGCAGATCCGCGAATACGCGGCTCTGCGCTCGCTCTACCACCTCAAGGAGGCGGACCCGCACGCCTGGGTGATCCCCCGGCTGCGCGGACGGGCCAAGGCCGGCATGGTCGCCATCGAGTACGACGAGTTCGGTGCCGGGCGGGCCGAGGACATCCATGCCCAGCTCTTCACCGAGCTGATGGATGATCTTGGTCTGAACACCCGCTACGGCCACTACGTGGAGGCGGCCCCCGCCCCCGCCCTCGCGGTCGTGAACGTCATGACGCTGTTCGGCCTGCACCGAGCCTTGCGCGGAGCGTTGGTCGGCCATTTCGCCTGCGTCGAGGTCACCTCGTCGCCCGGATCCCGTCGGCTCGCCGCGGCGATGCGGCGCAGCGGTGCCGGGCCTGCGGCCGAACGCTTCTACACGGAGCATGTCGAGGCGGACGCCGTGCACGAACAGGTCGTACGCCGGGAGGTGATCGGCGGCCTGCTCGCCGAAGAGCCGCACCTGGACTCCGAGGTGGCCTTCGGAGCGGACGCCACTGTGCACCTGGAGCGCCGACTGGCCTCGCATCTCCTGAACGCCTGGCGGACCGGACGGTCGGCGCTGCGCAACGGCGTCGGTGCTGCCGACCCGCGCTCTCGCTCTCGTCGGCCCCTTGTCACTCCGCCCAACGCGCCGTAG
- a CDS encoding CDGSH iron-sulfur domain-containing protein, with the protein MTVVRDGPILIDGPVEIVQEDGTIAASDRFVVAVCTCRRSRAYPWCDTSHRRRTKPSGAGRREDCDQPSGSDPKGSHDGAPH; encoded by the coding sequence ATGACCGTTGTCCGCGATGGTCCGATTCTGATCGACGGGCCGGTGGAGATCGTCCAGGAGGACGGCACGATCGCCGCTTCCGACCGGTTCGTCGTCGCCGTCTGCACCTGTCGGCGCAGCCGCGCGTACCCCTGGTGCGACACCAGTCACCGCAGACGTACGAAGCCCTCCGGCGCCGGCCGCCGCGAGGACTGCGACCAGCCGTCCGGCAGCGACCCGAAGGGCTCCCATGACGGCGCCCCCCACTGA
- a CDS encoding plasmid stabilization protein, producing MPAGSSRKRERQYEHVKESAERRGESEKRAKEIAARTVNKERARSGESRTASRTSTQDPKSASQRGGERSHKGAQGRTRDQLYEEARRKNVEGRSTMNKEQLRQAVSR from the coding sequence ATGCCGGCAGGATCCAGCCGCAAACGCGAGCGTCAGTACGAACACGTGAAGGAGAGCGCCGAGAGGCGCGGGGAGTCGGAGAAGCGCGCGAAGGAGATCGCCGCCCGCACCGTCAACAAGGAGCGGGCCCGCTCGGGTGAGTCGAGGACGGCGAGCAGGACGTCCACACAGGACCCCAAATCGGCCTCCCAGCGAGGCGGAGAGCGCTCGCACAAGGGCGCGCAGGGCCGCACCAGGGACCAGCTGTACGAAGAGGCCAGGAGGAAGAACGTCGAGGGCCGCTCAACGATGAACAAGGAGCAGCTCCGCCAGGCCGTCAGCCGCTGA
- a CDS encoding YjbQ family protein → MADSFTTSVLRIATGSTETVTDLTHDCEEFLTRTAAGRDGLLNVFVPHATAGIAVLEVGAGSDDDLLAALHTLLPADERWQHRHGSPGHGRDHVLPALVPPHATLPVIAGQLALGTWQSVCLVDTNMDNPDRQVRLSFLG, encoded by the coding sequence ATGGCCGACAGCTTCACCACCAGTGTTCTGCGCATCGCCACCGGCTCCACGGAGACCGTCACCGACCTGACCCATGACTGCGAGGAGTTCCTCACCCGCACCGCGGCCGGCCGAGACGGTCTGCTCAACGTCTTCGTGCCGCACGCCACCGCGGGAATCGCCGTCCTGGAAGTCGGAGCGGGCAGCGACGACGACCTCCTCGCGGCCCTGCACACCCTGCTGCCCGCCGACGAACGCTGGCAGCACCGCCACGGCAGCCCCGGCCACGGCCGCGACCATGTGCTGCCGGCCCTCGTCCCCCCGCACGCCACCCTGCCGGTCATCGCCGGACAACTGGCACTGGGGACGTGGCAGTCGGTGTGCCTGGTCGATACGAACATGGACAACCCCGACCGCCAGGTTCGACTGAGTTTCCTGGGCTGA
- a CDS encoding putative leader peptide, with amino-acid sequence MFRSALLTSRGHIDLLRVASAACRRGC; translated from the coding sequence ATGTTCCGATCAGCTCTGCTCACTTCGCGCGGTCACATCGACCTGCTGCGGGTGGCCTCCGCCGCGTGTCGCCGCGGCTGCTGA
- a CDS encoding ABC transporter permease, producing MTLGHASASASASASAPPPGIPIDPVKPSARPSPPDLEHVLPSSARGTRLRSVPRRLRRTAGPLLLALWQVFSATGVLHPDVLASPGTIAGAGSGLIAGGTLPSAMAVSLQRVAAGLLLGGVAGTALALVSGLSRLGEDLVDATVLMLRTVPWVGLIPLFIIWLGIGEAPKVALIALGVAFHLYLDVYAGIRGVDAQLIEAGQSLGLSRWAMVRHVVLPGALPGAMTGLRYSLATAWLALVFGESVNADAGIGFLMNQARDFFRTDVIVVCLVVYAFLGLAADAIVRTLERPLLQWRPTFTGQ from the coding sequence ATGACCCTCGGCCACGCATCCGCATCCGCATCCGCATCCGCATCCGCCCCACCACCCGGCATACCCATCGACCCGGTCAAGCCCTCCGCGCGGCCGAGTCCGCCGGATCTCGAACACGTACTCCCTTCGTCCGCCCGCGGGACGCGTCTGCGGTCCGTTCCGCGCCGGCTGCGCCGTACGGCCGGTCCGCTGCTGCTCGCCCTGTGGCAGGTGTTCAGCGCCACGGGCGTTCTGCACCCCGACGTGCTCGCCTCGCCCGGCACCATCGCGGGGGCCGGGTCCGGTCTGATCGCTGGCGGGACTCTGCCCTCCGCCATGGCGGTGTCGCTCCAGCGGGTGGCCGCCGGTCTGCTGCTCGGCGGAGTGGCCGGGACGGCGCTCGCGCTGGTCTCGGGGCTGTCCCGGCTGGGCGAGGACCTCGTGGACGCGACCGTACTGATGCTCCGCACCGTCCCGTGGGTGGGGCTGATACCGCTCTTCATCATCTGGCTCGGCATCGGTGAGGCTCCGAAGGTGGCGCTCATCGCGCTCGGGGTCGCCTTCCATCTGTACCTCGACGTCTATGCCGGGATACGGGGCGTGGACGCCCAACTCATCGAGGCGGGACAGTCGTTGGGGCTCAGCAGGTGGGCCATGGTGCGCCATGTGGTGCTGCCGGGAGCACTGCCCGGAGCCATGACCGGACTGCGGTACTCCCTCGCCACCGCCTGGCTGGCGCTCGTCTTCGGCGAGTCCGTCAACGCCGACGCGGGAATCGGCTTCCTGATGAACCAGGCCCGGGACTTCTTCCGCACCGACGTGATCGTCGTCTGCCTGGTCGTCTACGCCTTCCTCGGCCTTGCCGCCGATGCCATCGTCCGGACTCTCGAAAGGCCGCTGCTGCAATGGCGACCGACTTTCACAGGCCAGTGA
- a CDS encoding ABC transporter ATP-binding protein, with protein MATDFHRPVTARIPARPEGPEAAVRVAGLTRAFDGRPVIDGLDLTLRAGEFTALLGRSGCGKSTLLRVLAGLDREIDGTVLVPRRRAVAFQTPRLMPWKRVWRNVLLGLPGKPGKPGRAVAERALAEVGLGGPAGAWPRTLSCGEAQRAPLARALAREPDLLLLDEPFGALDALTRIRAQRLVAELWQRRGCAVLLVTHDVDEALLLADRVLVMRDGGIAYDSPVALDRPRGVGAAGFAALRSRLLAELGVEGPDAAAHEAV; from the coding sequence ATGGCGACCGACTTTCACAGGCCAGTGACCGCCCGTATCCCCGCCCGGCCCGAGGGGCCGGAGGCCGCCGTACGGGTCGCGGGGCTGACCCGCGCCTTCGACGGGCGCCCGGTCATCGACGGTCTCGATCTCACCCTGCGGGCCGGTGAGTTCACCGCCCTGCTGGGGCGCAGCGGCTGCGGGAAGTCCACGCTTCTGCGGGTGCTGGCCGGACTCGACCGGGAGATCGACGGCACCGTTCTCGTACCCCGCCGGCGGGCCGTCGCCTTCCAGACACCCCGGCTGATGCCCTGGAAGAGGGTCTGGCGCAATGTCCTGCTCGGACTGCCCGGAAAGCCCGGAAAGCCCGGACGAGCGGTCGCGGAACGGGCGTTGGCGGAGGTCGGACTCGGGGGGCCGGCCGGGGCCTGGCCCAGGACGCTCTCCTGCGGGGAGGCCCAGCGCGCGCCCCTGGCCCGAGCCCTGGCCCGTGAGCCCGATCTGCTGCTGCTCGACGAACCGTTCGGCGCGCTCGACGCGTTGACCCGGATCCGGGCGCAGCGCCTGGTGGCCGAGCTCTGGCAGCGGCGCGGCTGCGCGGTGCTGCTGGTCACCCACGACGTGGACGAGGCGCTGCTGCTCGCCGACCGGGTGCTGGTGATGCGGGACGGGGGGATCGCGTACGACTCTCCGGTCGCCCTGGACCGGCCGCGCGGTGTCGGCGCCGCCGGGTTCGCCGCTCTGCGCTCCCGGCTCCTGGCCGAGCTGGGGGTCGAGGGTCCGGATGCCGCCGCGCACGAGGCCGTCTGA
- a CDS encoding NAD(P)-binding domain-containing protein yields MNEFGVRELDVAVIGAGQAGLSAAYHLRRSGLEPDRDFVVLDHAPRPGGAWQFRWPSLTYGKVHGMHALPGMELTGADDSRPSSEVIGEYFEAYEHRFGLRVHRPVEVSAVREGDEGRLLVETSEGTYAARALINATGTWDRPFWPRYPGQETFRGRQLHTANYPGPGEFAGRRVIVVGGGASGTQHLMEIAEVAAATYWVTRRAPVFREGPFGEEQGRTAVAMVEERVRRGLPPQSVVSVTGLPLTDAVRRAREQGVLDRLPMFDRITPTGVAWEDGRTVEADVIVWATGFRPAVDHLAPLKLREPGGGIRAEDTRAVRDGRVHLVGYGPSASTIGANRAGRAAVRSVRRLLDGAGREEAPAAVPA; encoded by the coding sequence GTGAACGAATTTGGGGTGCGCGAGCTGGACGTGGCCGTGATCGGCGCCGGACAGGCGGGGCTGTCCGCCGCCTACCATCTGCGGCGCTCCGGTCTGGAGCCGGACCGGGACTTCGTGGTACTCGACCACGCGCCCCGTCCTGGCGGTGCCTGGCAGTTCCGCTGGCCCTCACTGACGTACGGCAAGGTCCACGGGATGCACGCACTGCCCGGGATGGAGCTGACGGGCGCCGACGACAGCCGGCCCTCGTCCGAGGTGATCGGTGAGTACTTCGAGGCGTACGAACACCGCTTCGGGCTGCGGGTGCACCGCCCGGTCGAGGTGAGCGCCGTGCGCGAGGGGGACGAGGGACGGCTGCTCGTGGAGACCTCCGAGGGCACCTACGCCGCACGTGCGCTGATCAACGCGACGGGTACCTGGGACCGGCCCTTCTGGCCGCGCTACCCGGGGCAGGAGACCTTCCGGGGACGCCAGCTGCACACGGCGAACTACCCGGGGCCCGGGGAATTCGCCGGTCGGCGCGTGATCGTCGTCGGTGGCGGCGCCTCCGGCACTCAGCATCTGATGGAGATCGCCGAGGTCGCCGCCGCGACGTACTGGGTGACACGGCGGGCCCCGGTCTTCCGGGAGGGGCCCTTCGGCGAGGAGCAGGGGCGGACCGCCGTGGCGATGGTGGAGGAACGGGTACGGCGCGGGCTGCCGCCGCAGAGCGTGGTGAGCGTCACGGGTCTACCGCTCACCGATGCCGTGCGGCGCGCGCGTGAACAAGGGGTTCTCGACCGGCTCCCGATGTTCGACCGGATCACGCCGACCGGGGTGGCCTGGGAGGACGGGCGGACGGTCGAGGCCGATGTGATTGTCTGGGCGACCGGTTTCCGGCCCGCCGTCGACCATCTGGCGCCGCTGAAGCTCCGCGAGCCGGGAGGCGGCATCCGGGCCGAGGACACCCGGGCCGTACGGGACGGGCGCGTGCATCTCGTGGGGTACGGCCCCTCCGCCAGCACCATCGGCGCCAACCGGGCGGGGCGGGCGGCGGTCCGGTCGGTCCGGCGTCTGCTGGACGGGGCCGGACGCGAGGAGGCCCCGGCGGCCGTTCCCGCCTGA
- the mltG gene encoding endolytic transglycosylase MltG, with amino-acid sequence MVNESPDVRPRRGMRPTRRGRLVLLVGAALVVAAAVLIPLLLTSGTEEKKAQPRTLLIPEGRRASQVYEATDRALGVAAGTTGKAVPTAGLALPAEARGNPEGYLFPATYPVDSGTTPESLLRYMVDTALKRFGADHITAGAQRNSVSVYQTVTIASVVQAEADTGTDMGKVARVVYNRLARDMPLQMDSTLNYALKRSTLDTTTGDTRIDSPYNSYERKGLPPTPIGNPGEQAMKAAISPTPGPWLYFVTVKPGDTRFTDSYAEQMKNVEEFNRNRRAATTG; translated from the coding sequence ATGGTGAACGAGTCCCCGGACGTTCGGCCCCGCCGTGGAATGCGTCCGACGCGACGCGGACGGCTGGTCCTTCTGGTCGGCGCGGCGCTCGTCGTGGCGGCGGCCGTACTGATTCCCCTGCTGCTGACCAGCGGAACGGAAGAGAAGAAGGCGCAGCCGCGCACACTCCTGATTCCCGAGGGGCGACGGGCCTCCCAGGTGTACGAGGCGACCGACAGGGCCCTCGGTGTCGCGGCAGGCACCACCGGGAAGGCCGTGCCGACCGCGGGCCTCGCACTCCCGGCCGAGGCCCGGGGCAACCCCGAGGGGTACCTCTTCCCCGCCACGTACCCCGTCGACTCCGGCACCACCCCCGAGAGCCTGCTGCGCTACATGGTGGACACCGCCCTCAAGCGTTTCGGCGCGGACCACATCACCGCGGGGGCGCAGCGCAACAGCGTCTCCGTCTACCAGACGGTCACGATCGCCAGCGTGGTGCAGGCCGAGGCCGACACCGGGACCGACATGGGCAAGGTGGCCCGCGTCGTCTACAACCGGCTGGCCCGCGACATGCCCCTCCAGATGGATTCCACGCTCAACTACGCGCTGAAGCGTTCCACCCTGGACACCACGACAGGGGACACCCGGATCGACAGCCCGTACAACAGCTACGAGCGCAAGGGGCTGCCGCCGACGCCCATCGGCAATCCGGGGGAGCAGGCCATGAAGGCGGCGATCAGCCCGACGCCCGGACCCTGGCTGTACTTCGTCACGGTCAAGCCGGGCGACACCCGCTTCACCGACAGCTACGCGGAGCAGATGAAGAACGTCGAGGAGTTCAACCGCAACCGCCGCGCTGCCACGACGGGCTGA
- a CDS encoding ABC transporter ATP-binding protein produces the protein MKPDVPTWTPPPRDAAQPPAELRRIFRLFRPYRGRLALVGLLVGASSLVSVASPFLLREILDTAIPQGRTGLLTLLALGMILTAVMNSVFGVLQTLISTTVGQRVMHDLRTAVYTQLQRMPLAFFTRTRTGEVQSRIANDIGGMQATVTSTATSLVSNLTAVIATVVAMLALDWRLTVVSLLLLPVFVWISRRVGRERKRITTQRQKQMAAMAATVTESLSVSGILLGRTMGRSDSLTRGFAEESERLVDLEVRSSMAGRWRMSTIGIVMAAMPAVIYWAAGLTLQSGGTAVSIGTLVAFVSLQQGLFRPAVSLLSTGVQMQTSLALFQRIFEYLDLEVDITEPENPVRLEKVRGEVAFEDVDFSYDEKNGPTLTGIDVKVPAGGSLAVVGPTGSGKSTLSYLVPRLYDVTGGRVTLDGVDVRDLDFDTLARAVGVVSQETYLFHASVAENLRFAKPDATDEEIEAAARAAQIHDHITSLPDGYDTLVGERGYRFSGGEKQRLAIARTILRDPPVLILDEATSALDTRTEHAVQQAIDSLSAGRTTITIAHRLSTVRDADQIVVLDGGRTAERGTHEELLGRGGRYAALVRRDAQPVPAVS, from the coding sequence ATGAAACCCGACGTACCCACGTGGACACCCCCGCCCCGGGATGCCGCCCAGCCGCCCGCCGAGCTGCGCCGCATCTTCCGGCTCTTCCGTCCCTACCGCGGCCGGCTCGCGCTGGTCGGGCTGCTGGTCGGCGCCTCGTCACTGGTGTCGGTCGCCTCCCCGTTCCTGCTCCGCGAGATCCTGGACACCGCGATCCCGCAGGGGCGCACGGGGCTGCTCACGCTGCTCGCCCTCGGCATGATCCTCACCGCCGTGATGAACAGCGTGTTCGGCGTCCTGCAGACCCTGATCTCCACCACGGTCGGCCAGCGGGTCATGCACGATCTGCGCACCGCCGTCTACACCCAGCTCCAGCGGATGCCGCTGGCCTTCTTCACCAGGACCCGCACGGGTGAGGTGCAGTCCCGCATAGCCAACGACATCGGCGGCATGCAGGCGACGGTCACCTCCACCGCGACGTCGCTGGTCTCCAACCTCACCGCGGTCATCGCCACCGTCGTCGCCATGCTGGCGCTGGACTGGCGGCTGACCGTGGTCTCCCTGCTCCTGCTGCCCGTGTTCGTCTGGATCAGCCGGCGCGTCGGCCGGGAGCGCAAGAGGATCACCACGCAGCGCCAGAAGCAGATGGCCGCCATGGCGGCCACGGTCACCGAGTCCCTCTCGGTCAGCGGAATCCTGCTGGGCCGCACCATGGGCCGCTCGGACTCCCTCACGCGGGGATTCGCCGAGGAGTCCGAGCGGCTGGTCGACCTGGAAGTGCGCTCCAGCATGGCCGGACGGTGGCGGATGTCGACGATCGGCATCGTCATGGCGGCCATGCCCGCCGTCATCTACTGGGCCGCCGGTCTCACCCTCCAGTCCGGTGGCACGGCCGTCTCCATCGGTACGCTGGTCGCGTTCGTCTCGCTCCAGCAGGGCCTGTTCCGTCCGGCCGTGAGCCTGCTGTCCACGGGTGTGCAGATGCAGACCTCCCTCGCGCTCTTCCAGCGGATCTTCGAGTATCTCGACCTCGAAGTGGACATCACCGAACCCGAGAACCCGGTCCGTCTGGAGAAGGTCCGCGGCGAGGTCGCCTTCGAGGACGTCGACTTCAGCTACGACGAGAAGAACGGCCCGACCCTCACCGGCATCGATGTGAAGGTTCCGGCGGGCGGCAGCCTGGCCGTCGTCGGGCCGACCGGCTCCGGCAAGTCCACCCTCAGCTATCTGGTGCCCCGCCTGTACGACGTCACCGGCGGCCGGGTGACGCTGGACGGCGTCGATGTGCGGGACCTGGACTTCGACACCCTCGCCCGCGCGGTCGGTGTGGTCTCCCAGGAGACGTATCTCTTCCATGCGTCGGTCGCGGAGAATCTGCGCTTCGCCAAGCCGGACGCCACCGACGAGGAGATCGAGGCCGCGGCGCGTGCCGCGCAGATCCACGACCACATCACTTCCCTGCCCGACGGGTACGACACGCTGGTCGGCGAGCGCGGCTACCGCTTCTCGGGCGGCGAGAAACAGCGGCTGGCGATCGCCCGCACGATTCTCCGGGACCCCCCGGTGCTGATCCTCGACGAGGCGACCAGCGCCCTGGACACCCGTACGGAACACGCTGTGCAGCAGGCGATCGACTCCCTCTCGGCGGGGCGTACGACGATCACCATCGCCCACCGGCTCTCCACGGTCCGCGACGCGGACCAGATAGTCGTCCTGGACGGCGGCCGAACGGCCGAGCGCGGTACGCACGAGGAGCTGCTCGGCCGGGGCGGCCGCTACGCGGCCCTGGTCCGCCGCGACGCCCAGCCCGTCCCGGCGGTTTCATGA
- a CDS encoding MarR family winged helix-turn-helix transcriptional regulator, whose protein sequence is MDSPDSDGLLAEQLLRLTRRLHRIQSRQLEPAGITPAQFRLLRTVAQYDAAPRMADLAQRLDVVPRAVTTLVDALEAAGRVRRAADPDSRRVVRIEITDEGRSTLRSLRSARRAAAEEILAPLSADQREVLGGLLSALVDGMPERHC, encoded by the coding sequence ATGGACTCCCCCGACTCCGACGGCCTGCTGGCCGAGCAACTGCTGCGGCTGACGCGCAGGCTCCACCGCATCCAGAGCCGCCAGCTGGAGCCGGCAGGCATCACCCCCGCGCAGTTCCGGCTGCTGCGCACCGTCGCGCAGTACGACGCCGCGCCCCGGATGGCCGATCTCGCGCAGCGCCTGGACGTCGTACCGCGGGCCGTGACCACCCTGGTGGACGCCCTGGAGGCGGCCGGCCGGGTGCGGCGCGCCGCTGATCCGGACAGCCGCCGGGTGGTGCGCATCGAGATCACCGACGAGGGGCGCTCCACGCTGCGCTCCCTGCGCAGCGCGCGCCGGGCCGCCGCGGAGGAGATCCTGGCCCCATTGTCCGCCGATCAGCGCGAGGTGCTCGGCGGACTGCTGTCAGCCCTGGTCGACGGAATGCCCGAGCGGCACTGCTGA